A region from the Corylus avellana chromosome ca7, CavTom2PMs-1.0 genome encodes:
- the LOC132186294 gene encoding probable disease resistance protein At5g66900 has protein sequence MAEHLVAAAILGKAVSELFEIVKDVTGNTLMFDDVLERLKSTLGRLKGVVEDIERSHREMGRPEEISALIKQMKKGEDRVKKYSKLQWWKYPMRSHYTSKLRKLEEDLIRFFQLDVAALTYRSVVSDTLARMNLAGVGSCADPEPPDFTVGLDVPLEELKMRLQKEERLLVLTAPGGCGKTTLVKMLCRDQEIKSKYEGNIFFFTFSKSPNVKVIVQEIFRKKKEQVPQEFSSDEDAISQLMQLLNRMEQKPMLLILDDVWSGSESLLDNFAFDMPNYKILVTSRTAIKRFPCSTLEPLNGEAAMKLFRHSANLKDGSSNIPSEDIVEKIVKGCRGFPLALKVIGRSLCGKSEMVWRSRVMEWSNDHSIFASSSELLVCLQKSLDFKDEEIIIKKCFLDLGSFPEDQRIRVAALIDMWSELYELDEDGIQAMANLYEITYRNLASLRVTRKNVSAVDNCEAFVLQHDLLRELAIHQSSLEAIEQRKRLIMDISGNNLPKWWTEQRQQPINAQLLSISTDDVFSSSWCNIQPPKVEVLVLNFQTKNYMLPEFVDKMNILKVLVVTNYGFFPAELGNFQILKSVPSLKKIRLEKISIPSLCKAPVRFTSLKKISLFMCNIGQAFRNYTIQVSDIFPKLLEINIDYCKDLVEVPAGLCDIVCLKKLSITNCHKLSALPQGIGKLRNLELLRLRSCTDLWELPESIRSLHELSILDISDSISITKLPKHIGALRNLKELYMEGCLRLRSQLPPSILDLEQLKLVICDEERVKLWESIKELHPNLEIKVAEKDINLNWLSNHF, from the exons ATGGCAGAACATCTTGTAGCGGCAGCAATATTGGGAAAAGCAGTTTCGGAATTGTTTGAAATCGTTAAGGATGTCACAGGGAACACCCTTATGTTCGATGATGTTCTGGAACGCCTTAAATCTACGTTAGGTAGATTAAAGGGAGTGGTGGAAGACATAGAAAGGTCACACAGAGAAATGGGTCGCCCAGAGGAAATAAGTGCCTTGATCAAACAGATGAAGAAGGGCGAGGATCGCGTTAAAAAGTACTCGAAGCTCCAGTGGTGGAAATACCCCATGAGATCCCATTACACGAGCAAACTTCGCAAGTTGGAAGAGGACCTTATCAGGTTCTTTCAGCTTGATGTGGCAGCATTGACTTATCGGAGTGTGGTGAGTGATACGCTTGCGAGAATGAATTTGGCCGGTGTGGGGTCGTGCGCGGATCCTGAACCCCCGGATTTTACTGTTGGGTTAGATGTGCCTTTGGAGGAGTTGAAGATGCGGCTGCAGAAGGAGGAGCGCTTGCTTGTCTTGACTGCTCCCGGAGGATGCGGGAAGACCACATTGGTGAAAATGCTTTGTCGGGATCAGgaaattaaaa GCAAATATGAgggcaatatttttttcttcacgTTCTCAAAATCTCCCAACGTGAAGGTCATTGTACAAGAAATATTTCGCAAGAAGAAAGAGCAGGTGCCTCAAGAGTTTTCAAGTGATGAAGATGCAATCAGCCAGCTGATGCAACTGCTGAATCGAATGGAGCAAAAGCCTATGTTGTTGATTTTGGATGATGTCTGGTCTGGATCAGAATCTCTTCTTGACAATTTTGCTTTTGATATGCCGAATTACAAGATTCTAGTGACTTCAAGAACTGCAATTAAAAGATTTCCCTGTAGCACTTTAGAACCATTAAATGGTGAAGCTGCAATGAAGCTTTTTCGTCACTCAGCAAACCTGAAAGATGGGAGTTCTAACATTCCCAGTGAAGATATTGTCGAAAAG ATAGTGAAAGGCTGTAGGGGGTTTCCACTGGCCCTTAAAGTGATTGGCAGATCACTGTGTGGGAAGTCTGAAATGGTCTGGCGCAGTAGGGTTATGGAATGGTCTAATGATCATTCTATATTTGCTTCTAGTAGTGAACTGCTTGTTTGTCTCCAAAAAAGCCTAGATTTCAAAGATGAAGAGATCATCATCAAGAAGTGTTTCCTGGACCTAGGTTCATTCCCTGAAGACCAAAGGATCCGTGTTGCTGCCTTAATTGATATGTGGTCAGAATTATACGAACTAGATGAAGATGGCATCCAGGCCATGGCCAACCTATATGAAATCACCTACCGGAATCTGGCTAGTCTTCGTGTCACAAG GAAGAATGTTAGTGCAGTTGACAACTGTGAAGCCTTCGTCTTGCAACACGATCTTCTTAGAGAGCTAGCTATCCATCAGAGCAGCCTGGAGGCAATAGAACAAAGGAAAAGACTGATTATGGACATAAGTGGAAACAATCTTCCCAAGTGGTGGACGGAACAGAGGCAACAACCTATCAACGCCCAGCTCTTGTCTATCTCAACTG ATGACGTGTTCTCATCAAGTTGGTGCAACATTCAACCACCTAAAGTTGAGGTTTTAGTTCTGAATTTTCAAACAAAGAATTACATGTTACCCGAGTTTGTGGACAAAATGAATATACTAAAGGTTCTGGTTGTTACAAATTATGGTTTCTTTCCTGCTGAATTAGGTAATTTTCAGATACTTAAGTCTGTTCCCTCtctaaaaaaaatcagattagAGAAGATTTCAATTCCTTCCCTTTGCAAGGCCCCAGTGCGATTTACGAGTTTGAAAAAGATATCCCTATTTATGTGTAATATTGGTCAGGCTTTTAGAAATTATACTATCCAGGTTTCAGATATATTTCCAAAACTATTAGAGATAAACATTGATTATTGTAAGGATCTGGTGGAAGTGCCTGCTGGGTTATGTGATATTGTTTGCCTCAAGAAACTCAGCATCACCAATTGTCATAAGCTGTCTGCACTGCCCCAAGGGATTGGAAAGTTGAGGAATTTAGAATTGCTAAGGCTTAGATCCTGTACTGATTTGTGGGAATTGCCAGAATCAATCAGAAGCCTCCATGAGTTGAGCATTCTTGACATATCTGACTCCATAAGCATTACCAAGTTGCCAAAACACATTGGTGCATTGCGTAATTTGAAAGAGCTCTACATGGAAGGATGCTTGAGATTGCGTAGTCAGTTGCCACCATCAATTTTGGATCTTGAGCAATTGAAGCTTGTGATATGTGACGAAGAGAGGGTCAAGTTATGGGAGTCTATCAAGGAGTTACACCCTAATCTAGAGATAAAGGTGGCTGAAAAAGATATCAATTTAAATTGGCTCTCCAATCATTTCTGA
- the LOC132186289 gene encoding serine/threonine-protein kinase SRK2I produces the protein MDCKTVSKGQSRRVEMDRAGLNFGPGMDMPIMHDSDRYDFVRDIGSGNFGVARLMRDKHTKELVAVKYIERGDKIDENVQREIINHRSLRHPNIVRFKEVILTPTHLAIVMEYASGGELFERICSAGRFSEDEARFFFQQLISGVSYCHAMQVCHRDLKLENTLLDGSPAPRLKICDFGYSKSSVLHSQPKSTVGTPAYIAPEVLLRQEYDGKIADVWSCGVTLYVMLVGAYPFEDPDEPKDFRKTIQRILSVQYSIPDCVQISTECRDLISRIFVFDPATRISIPEIKNHEWFLRNLPAGLMDEKTMGNQFEEPDQPMQSMDLIMQIIAEATVPAVGTHSLDQYSFDHGDLDDDMDDLESDSELDIDSSGEIVYAL, from the exons ATGGACTGCAAAACAGTGAGTAAAG GTCAGAGCCGGAGAGTCGAAATGGATCGGGCCGGGTTAAACTTCGGGCCGGGTATGGACATGCCGATCATGCACGATAGCGACCGGTACGATTTCGTCCGAGATATCGGGTCGGGGAATTTCGGGGTCGCTAGGCTGATGAGGGACAAGCACACAAAGGAGCTCGTCGCCGTCAAGTACATCGAGCGGGGGGATAAG ATAGATGAAAATGTTCAAAGAGAAATCATTAATCATAGGTCTCTGAGGCACCCCAACATTGTTAGGTTTAAAGAG GTCATTTTAACCCCCACTCATTTGGCGATTGTAATGGAATATGCATCTGGAGGAGAGCTTTTTGAGCGAATCTGCAGTGCAGGGCGCTTTAGTGAGGATGAG GCGCGTTTCTTCTTTCAACAACTTATATCTGGAGTTAGCTACTGTCATGCAATG CAAGTATGTCACCGTGACTTGAAGCTGGAGAACACTTTGTTGGATGGAAGCCCAGCTCCGCGGTTGAAGATATGTGATTTCGGGTACTCCAAG TCTTCAGTGCTTCATTCACAACCAAAGTCAACTGTGGGAACTCCGGCTTACATTGCTCCAGAAGTACTGCTAAGGCAAGAATATGATGGCAAG ATTGCAGATGTGTGGTCATGTGGGGTCACCTTGTATGTGATGCTGGTGGGAGCATATCCTTTTGAGGATCCTGATGAACCAAAGGATTTCCGCAAGACTATACAA AGAATTCTCAGTGTCCAGTATTCCATTCCAGACTGCGTTCAAATATCTACCGAGTGTCGTGACCTGATCTCacgaatttttgtttttgatccTGCAACG AGGATTAGCATTCCTGAAATCAAGAACCATGAATGGTTTTTGAGGAATCTCCCAGCAGGCTTAATGGACGAAAAGACGATGGGCAATCAGTTTGAAGAGCCAGACCAACCTATGCAGAGCATGGATCTGATCATGCAGATAATTGCTGAGGCCACTGTACCAGCAGTTGGGACTCATAGCCTCGACCAGTATTCGTTCGACCACGGGGATTTGGATGATGACATGGACGACTTGGAATCTGACTCTGAGCTTGATATCGACAGCAGTGGGGAGATAGTCTATGCACTGTGA
- the LOC132186290 gene encoding probable disease resistance protein At5g66900 codes for MEVALAEAALEKSVSDLFGIVMAVTGNTLMFDDVLERLKYTLGRLKGVMEDIERSHKEMGRPEEISALIEQIKKGEDRVKKYSKLPWWKYPMRFHYTSKLQKLEADLIRFFQLDVTAWTYRSVSNTWNVVSDTLARMHLAGVGSCAVPEPPDFTVGLDVPLKELKMRLLKEEVSILVLTAPGGCGKTTLVTMLCRDQEIKGKYEGNIFFITFSKSPNVKVIVQEIFRKKKEQVPQEFSSDEDAISKLKQLLNRMEQKSILLILDDVWSGSESLLDKFAFHMPNYKILVTSRTAFPRFPFRYKLEPLNGKAAMKLFRHSAILNDGSSYIPSEDIVEKIVKDCGGFPLALKVIGRSLCGQSEMVWRSRVMEWSNDHSILASSTSSDLLVCLQKSLDFKDKEIIIKKCFLDLGSFPEDQRIRVAALIDMWSELYELDEDGIQAIANLCEITNRNLASLLVTRKDASEVGIYCSDDYVLQHDLLRELAIHESSQEPEEQRKRLIVDISENKLPKWWKESRQQPISAQLLSISTDDKFSSSWCNIQASEVEVLVLNFQTKNYTLPKFVEKMDKLKVLIVTNYGYFHAELDNFQLLGSLSYLKKIRLEKVSITSLFKSPVQLKSLEKISLFMCNIGQASRACTIQVSDALPNLKEINIDSCIDLVELPAGLCDIVCLKKLGITDCHNLSALSEEIGKLVNLEVLRLRSCSDLVQLPKSVTSLSKLSLLDISDCTNIRKLPKDIGNLCNLKELNMKGCMRLREPLPLSTWNLEKLKLVICDKERAELWEPLKESLPSLKIKLAAKDTNLHWLLNRL; via the exons ATGGAAGTAGCTCTTGCAGAGGCAGCGTTGGAAAAATCAGTTTCGGACTTGTTTGGAATCGTTATGGCTGTCACAGGGAACACCCTTATGTTCGACGATGTTCTGGAACGCCTTAAATATACGTTAGGTAGATTAAAGGGAGTGATGGAAGACATAGAAAGGTCACACAAAGAAATGGGTCGCCCAGAGGAAATAAGCGCCTTGATCGAACAGATAAAGAAGGGCGAAGATCGCGTTAAGAAGTACTCGAAGCTCCCGTGGTGGAAATACCCCATGAGATTCCATTACACGAGCAAACTTCAAAAGTTGGAAGCGGACCTTATCAGGTTCTTTCAGCTTGATGTGACAGCATGGACTTATCGGAGTGTGTCCAACACCTGGAATGTGGTGAGTGATACGCTTGCGAGAATGCATTTGGCCGGTGTGGGGTCGTGCGCGGTTCCTGAACCCCCGGATTTTACTGTTGGGTTAGATGTGCCTTTGAAGGAGTTGAAGATGCGGCTGCTGAAGGAGGAGGTGTCCATTCTTGTCTTGACTGCTCCGGGAGGATGCGGGAAGACCACATTGGTGACAATGCTTTGTCGGGATCAGGAAATTAAAG GCAAATATGAgggcaatattttttttatcacgtTCTCAAAATCTCCCAACGTGAAGGTCATTGTACAAGAAATATTTCGCAAGAAGAAAGAGCAGGTGCCTCAAGAGTTTTCAAGTGATGAAGATGCAATCAGCAAGCTGAAGCAACTGCTGAATCGAATGGAGCAAAAGtctattttgttgattttggatGATGTCTGGTCTGGATCAGAATCTCTTCTTGACAAGTTTGCATTTCATATGCCGAATTACAAGATTCTAGTGACTTCAAGAACTGCATTTCCAAGATTTCCCTTTAGATACAAGTTAGAACCATTAAATGGTAAAGCTGCAATGAAGCTTTTTCGTCACTCAGCAATCCTGAATGATGGGAGCTCTTACATTCCCAGTGAAGATATTGTCGAAAAG ATAGTGAAAGACTGTGGGGGGTTTCCACTGGCCCTTAAAGTGATTGGCAGATCACTGTGTGGGCAGTCTGAAATGGTCTGGCGCAGTAGAGTTATGGAATGGTCTAATGATCACTCTATACTTGCTTCTAGTACTAGTAGTGATCTGCTTGTTTGTCTCCAAAAAAGCCTAGATTTCAAAGATAAAGAGATCATCATCAAGAAGTGTTTCCTGGACCTAGGTTCATTCCCTGAAGACCAAAGGATCCGTGTTGCTGCCTTAATTGATATGTGGTCAGAATTATACGAACTAGATGAAGATGGCATCCAGGCCATCGCCAACCTATGTGAAATCACCAACCGGAATCTGGCTAGTCTTCTTGTCACAAG GAAAGATGCAAGTGAGGTTGGCATCTACTGCAGTGATGACTACGTCTTACAACATGATCTTCTTAGAGAGCTAGCTATACATGAGAGCAGCCAGGAGCCAGAAGAACAAAGGAAAAGACTGATTGTGGACATAAGTGAAAACAAGCTTCCCAAGTGGTGGAAGGAATCAAGGCAGCAACCTATCAGCGCCCAGCTCTTGTCAATCTCAACTG ATGATAAGTTCTCATCAAGTTGGTGTAATATTCAAGCATCAGAAGTTGAGGTTTTAGTTCTGAATTTCCAAACAAAGAATTACACCTTACCCAAGTTTGTGGAAAAAATGGATAAATTAAAGGTCTTGATAGTCACAAATTATGGTTACTTTCATGCTGAATTAGATAATTTTCAGCTACTTGGGTCTCTTTCTTATCTAAAGAAAATCAGATTAGAGAAGGTTTCAATTACTTCCCTTTTCAAGTCCCCAGTGCAATTGAAGAGTTTGGAAAAGATATCCCTGTTTATGTGTAATATTGGTCAGGCTTCTAGGGCTTGTACTATTCAGGTTTCAGATGCATTGCCAAATCTAAAGGAGATAAACATTGACTCTTGCATTGATCTTGTTGAATTGCCTGCTGGACTGTGTGATATTGTCTGCCTTAAGAAACTTGGCATCACTGATTGTCATAACCTATCTGCACTGTCCGAAGAGATTGGAAAGTTGGTAAATTTAGAAGTGTTAAGGCTTAGGTCATGTAGTGATTTGGTACAGTTGCCAAAGTCGGTCACAAGCCTCAGTAAGTTAAGCCTTCTTGACATATCTGACTGCACAAACATTAGAAAGTTGCCTAAAGACATTGGTAACTTGTGTAATTTGAAAGAGCTCAACATGAAAGGGTGCATGAGACTGCGTGAGCCTTTACCACTATCAACTTGGAATCTTGAGAAATTGAAGCTTGTGATATGTGACAAAGAGAGGGCCGAGTTATGGGAGCCTTTGAAAGAGTCCCTCCCCAGTCTTAAGATAAAGTTGGCTGCAAAAGATACCAACTTGCATTGGCTTCTCAATCGTTTGTGA
- the LOC132186555 gene encoding probable disease resistance protein At5g66900: ISSKHLFFCSFSRKDTSDHLRKYYSEDFVLQHDLLRELAVHQSSQEPIEQTKRLIIDIRGNNLPNWWMEKRQPISAHLLSISTDEMFSSSWCNIEPSAVEVLVLNFQTKNYKLPEFVEKMYKLKVLIVTNYGFFHAELGNFQLLESVPYLEKIRLEKVSIPSLCKDPIQLRSLKKISLFMCNIGQAFRNCTIQVSDALPNLMEINMDYCNDLVELPVGLCDIVCLKKLSITNCHKLSALPEEIGKLENLEVLRLKSCTDLPELPESIRSLHKLSILDISDCLSIRKLPKHIGELHNLKKLHMEGCLRLRNHFPPSTWDLDQLELVTCDEERAKLWEPVKDFLTNLQVEVVGKDNNLNWLPLQDF, translated from the exons ATCTCTTCAAAGCATCtatttttttgctcattttccAGGAAAGATACAAGTGATCATCTTCGTAAATACTACAGTGAAGACTTTGTCTTACAACATGATCTTCTTAGAGAGCTAGCTGTCCATCAGAGCAGCCAGGAGCCAATAGAACAAACGAAAAGACTAATTATTGACATAAGAGGAAACAATCTTCCCAACTGGTGGATGGAGAAGCGGCAACCTATCAGCGCACACCTCTTGTCTATCTCAACTG ATGAAATGTTCTCATCAAGTTGGTGCAATATCGAACCATCCGCAGTTGAGGTTCTAGTTCTGAATTTTCAAACAAAGAATTACAAGTTACCCGAGTTTGTGGAGAAAATGTATAAATTAAAGGTTCTGATTGTCACGAATTATGGTTTCTTTCATGCTGAGTTAGGTAATTTTCAGTTACTTGAGTCTGTACCCTATCTAGAGAAAATCAGATTAGAGAAGGTTTCAATTCCTTCACTTTGCAAGGACCCAATACAATTGAGAAGTTTGAAGAAGATATCCTTGTTTATGTGTAATATAGGTCAGGCTTTTAGGAACTGTACTATCCAGGTTTCAGATGCATTGCCAAATCTAATGGAGATAAACATGGACtattgtaatgatcttgttgaaTTGCCTGTTGGGCTTTGTGATATTGTTTGTCTTAAGAAACTTAGCATCACCAATTGTCATAAGCTGTCTGCACTGCCTGAAGAGATAGGAAAGCTGGAAAATTTGGAAGTGCTAAGGCTGAAGTCCTGTACTGATTTGCCAGAGTTGCCAGAGTCAATCAGAAGCCTTCATAAGTTAAGCATTCTTGACATATCTGACTGCCTAAGCATTAGGAAGTTGCCAAAACACATTGGTGAGTTGCATAATTTGAAGAAGCTCCACATGGAAGGGTGCTTGAGATTGCGTAATCATTTTCCACCATCGACTTGGGATCTTGATCAGTTAGAGCTTGTGACATGTGATGAAGAGAGGGCCAAGTTATGGGAGCCTGTCAAGGACTTCCTGACCAATCTACAGGTAGAGGTGGTTGGAAAAGATAACAACTTGAATTGGCTTCCCCTACAAGATTTCTGA